In Syntrophales bacterium, the DNA window GATGATGACAGTTCTATATGTGAGACCCTCAAGCTATATTTGACTGAAGAAGGGCATGAAGTACATACCGCACTGACCGGCACTGATGGGTTGAACAAGGTAGTTGAGGTTTCGCCTGATGTTGTAATCCTGGACATAAGACTACCGGACATTAGTGGTTTTACTGTATTGGAGGATCTGAAAGGGGATGCTGAAAGTGCCAAAGTGATTATGATTACCGCTCATCATGATATGGATACGGCTATTAAGGCAATGAAGGAAGGGGCTTTTGATTACATTCACAAACCTATTGATGTTGATGAGCTGGACATAGCTATTCAGAAGGCATTAACAACCCTTGAAATGGAGAGGAAAATAAATGGTCTCCTCATGGAACCTTCCAGGGATTTCAAGGTCGGGGATATTATTGGTACAGGCAGTGCGATGAGAGAGATTTTTAAAACCATAGGGATTGTTTCTCAGAGCAAAACAACAGTGCTTATTCAAGGGAAGAGTGGAACTGGCAAGGAACTGATCGCGAAGGTTATACATAATAGCACTTCGAGCAGTGAGCCTTATATAGCGATAAACTGCTCAGCCATTGTGGATACTCTCCTTGAATCTGAACTTTTCGGTCATGAGAAGGGTTCCTTTACGGGAGCGATAAGTAAGAAATTGGGCAAATTTGAGCTTGCCCGTTACGGCACAGTTTTTTTGGATGAGATCAGCGAGATGTCAATAAATCTCCAAGCCAAGCTTTTAAGAGTATTGCAGGAAATGGAGTTTGAGAGAGTTGGCGGGAAAGATAGAGTAAAGGTTAATGCAAGGATAATCGCTGCTACCAATAAGGACCTAAGGAAACTTGTGAGAGAAGGTAAATTCAGGGACGATCTTTATTATCGCCTGAATATTGTGTCGATTAACATTCCTCCCCTGAGAAAGAGGGGTGAGGATATCAGACCTCTTATCGACTATCTCCTCAAAAAAATCAATCGAGATTTACATAAAAATGTTGTCGGTGTATCCCGTGAGATGATGGACATCTTTATGAAATACACCTGGCCTGGAAATATCAGGGAGCTGGAGAATCTTCTGGTTAGAGCCATTGTTATAACCAAGGGGCAGGTTCTCGGAAAAAGTGACTTCCCTGATCTGTTGGAGGACTTTCCAGAAGGAGAAAATCAGAGTGAGAGGATAAGCGAAGGAAATGAAAAAGATGAAGATTTTGAAATCTGTACCATAGATGAGATAGAGAAGAAGCATATAAGGCGGGTTATAAAGAAAACCGGCAAGAATAAGGGTGAAATCTGCGAAATACTTGGTATCTCGCGGCCTACTCTTGAGAGGAAATTAGAAAAGTATGGTATAGAATTTGAGTAATGATGAGTGTTTGGCAGTAAGTAATCAACAATCTATTCCATAAAGCGGCAAAGCCGCAACCCCAAAAGTGCCTAAAGTTTGAAGTGCCTAAAGTGAGCTAAAGTTAATGTACACGCCTTCGGCGCGGTTAAATTCGAAACAGGCTGCACTGAAAGAGTGTTTTTAAACTTTGATGCACTCGTGAAAAGTCTTTTCATAGCGAATATAAGCATTTTGGGAAAAAGATGCTGGCAGTGTCTGGCGTTAAAAAAATCTAATTGTTTGAGTGCATTAGCACGAGTTTTTAGATTTTTAGCCAGGCAATGTCAGCATCCCCAAAATGGTTCTGAGCGTAGAAAACTGACTTTTTACGAACGTGTCAACTTTAGACACTTTAGTTCACTTTACACTCTTAACTAAATCTTGCTGTTTGAACTGGTACCAACATCTGCACAAAAAACGCAGTTGTTGAAAATAAAGACTCTAACCTGTCAGGGCAGCTATCTGCGCCAGAATTTCCTCATTATTAAA includes these proteins:
- a CDS encoding sigma-54 dependent transcriptional regulator, producing MSKVLVVDDDSSICETLKLYLTEEGHEVHTALTGTDGLNKVVEVSPDVVILDIRLPDISGFTVLEDLKGDAESAKVIMITAHHDMDTAIKAMKEGAFDYIHKPIDVDELDIAIQKALTTLEMERKINGLLMEPSRDFKVGDIIGTGSAMREIFKTIGIVSQSKTTVLIQGKSGTGKELIAKVIHNSTSSSEPYIAINCSAIVDTLLESELFGHEKGSFTGAISKKLGKFELARYGTVFLDEISEMSINLQAKLLRVLQEMEFERVGGKDRVKVNARIIAATNKDLRKLVREGKFRDDLYYRLNIVSINIPPLRKRGEDIRPLIDYLLKKINRDLHKNVVGVSREMMDIFMKYTWPGNIRELENLLVRAIVITKGQVLGKSDFPDLLEDFPEGENQSERISEGNEKDEDFEICTIDEIEKKHIRRVIKKTGKNKGEICEILGISRPTLERKLEKYGIEFE